In Cryptomeria japonica chromosome 10, Sugi_1.0, whole genome shotgun sequence, a genomic segment contains:
- the LOC131077828 gene encoding uncharacterized protein LOC131077828, producing MASQKSISKVSGSEALRRKGNEIYRQVSNSSYGPCILRHKLARAHQLYEEALDAAGSTDSNEKASCYKNLGSVNWLWGKAEWNIYMKEEGGNEALTAIWAAKQHISKAFEFHILALEFGELGKKPLIWLKQEEDTLTNIIEWVKEQLSKYNICFEPVLVELCTAMENAGSTSSQRKKQLATILFCLRLEFVFKQSIKCIVEDTEGIRMEDIVYNRCLSKLKDCYPPLVKAEGIVYSTEDKNLKKEFESLKEQVSLYQCICESVQARCQGDDLLKKALLDSEEVCIELVWDAIDWYRHSISLSKYKDLESEAISLSRIGKVYSSVLKLDKQAHRYHYESIKIALAIMSPHIAESEWYKYSLHKVDEHQRRKVEEEKNEYKRRHEEDAKGLQEPINVIKREGEKSAEYFLMFIYKEHSHPDPRKRVMGNIGTKDNVKAALRKAIVAYHPDHNGQYERDWQVLCEEISKILNRKYENFK from the coding sequence ATGGCTTCACAGAAATCCATCAGTAAAGTATCTGGCAGCGAAGCCCTAAGGAGAAAAGGAAACGAGATATACCGACAGGTGTCCAATAGCAGTTATGGACCTTGCATTCTCAGACACAAACTAGCAAGAGCTCATCAGTTATATGAAGAAGCACTCGATGCTGCAGGATCCACCGATAGCAATGAGAAAGCTTCGTGCTACAAAAATTTGGGTTCAGTGAACTGGCTATGGGGAAAGGCAGAATGGAACATATACATGAAAGAAGAGGGAGGAAATGAAGCTTTGACAGCCATCTGGGCTGCCAAACAGCACATATCAAAGGCTTTTGAGTTCCATATACTGGCTCTTGAGTTTGGGGAGCTTGGAAAGAAACCCTTAATATGGCTGAAACAAGAAGAAGATACCCTAACCAATATTATTGAATGGGTTAAGGAACAGCTCTCAAAATACAATATATGCTTTGAGCCCGTATTGGTGGAGCTATGTACAGCAATGGAAAACGCAGGGTCAACAAGCAGCCAAAGGAAAAAGCAATTAGCAACAATTCTCTTTTGTCTTCGCCTGGAATTCGTTTTCAAGCAGAGCATCAAATGCATTGTGGAGGACACTGAAGGGATAAGAATGGAAGACATCGTTTACAATCGCTGTTTGAGTAAACTCAAGGATTGTTACCCACCATTAGTGAAGGCAGAGGGGATTGTGTATTCTACAGAAGACAAGaatttgaaaaaagaatttgagagcCTGAAAGAGCAGGTTTCACTTTATCAATGTATatgtgaatcagtacaagcacgcTGTCAAGGTGATGATTTGCTTAAGAAAGCTTTGCTCGACTCTGAAGAAGTTTGTATAGAGCTTGTGTGGGACGCCATTGATTGGTACAGGCATTCTATTTCTCTCAGCAAATACAAAGATCTTGAAAGTGAAGCCATTTCACTTAGCCGTATTGGTAAAGTGTATTCTTCTGTGTTGAAATTGGACAAGCAGGCCCATCGTTACCATTATGAGAGTATCAAAATTGCCTTGGCTATCATGAGTCCTCATATAGCAGAGTCTGAGTGGTACAAATACTCATTGCACAAGGTTGATGAGCACCAGAGGAGGAAAGTggaggaggagaaaaatgaatataaaagaagGCATGAAGAAGATGCAAAAGGGCTTCAAGAACCCATTAATGTAATTAAGCGTGAAGGGGAAAAGAGTGCAGAGTATTTCTTGATGTTCATTTACAAGGAGCACAGTCATCCAGATCCCAGAAAGCGAGTGATGGGTAACATTGGAACTAAAGACAATGTTAAAGCGGCTCTTAGAAAAGCCATAGTAGCATACCATCCTGATCATAATGGCCAATATGAACGGGACTGGCAGGTTCTGTGTGAAGAGATATCAAAGATTCTGAATCGCAAATATGAGAACTTTAAGTGA